GCAGTGAATGCCATCGCCCATGTTCTGTCCAGCTTGAATCTGCTGCCGGTCTACTAAAACTCATCAACCAGCGCCCTACGGGGCGCTAAGCCTCCCTGACTCGCGCACAAATAATCAACGCTAAAACCGCTAACACCATCGCCACCACATACACAGAATCATGTCCCCAAGTTTCGGTCAGTACCCCTTGCAACACACCTGCCAAAATGACACCTGTCGAAATACTGTTGGTGAACAACGTGGTCGCCGCCCCAGCTCTGCCCGGCATCAGATCTTGGAAATAGAGCATACCGATACCGGCAACGATACCGATAAAAATGGCGTTAAAAATTTGCAGCATCATCAGTGCAGATTTGAATTTAAACAGCACCAATCCGGTATAGAACAAGACGCCCGCAAGCACCGCAAACAGCATGATTTTGCGTTTACCAAAGCGTCTGACTGAATATCCCGCCAGCAACATGATAGGGATTTCCAACCCCGCAGCGGTGCCCATCAATAAGCCGGCCAACCGCTCAGGCAACCCCAAACTGGCGGTGATATAGAGTGGCATATCAATGATGTACATGGTGTTGCACGTCCACATCAGCAACGAGGCAATAAACAATAGCAGGACGTCTTTGTCGGCAAATAGGCTGCCTTGCACCACTACCGGTGCATCCTCTACGGGTTCTGCGCGCTTCACTGAGGGTAAGACAAACCACACCACCAGCGCACTCAGCACAAAAATGCCGGCGGCAATACTGAACATCAGCGTAAAGCCATAATTAAGCGCCAACATAAACGACAGCGGTGGCCCGATAACCCAAGCCAATGAGAGCTGCGCACGCATAATGGAGCTGAACATCACCACTTCACGTGCAGAGTTATCCGCGTATTCACGCGCCAAAGCAAAAATTTGCGGCATAGCGGTGTTGGCGACGGCCGCCAAGAGCACACCGGCAGTGATTAACGTCAGATAATCACGATTAAAAGCAAATAATAGGCAGTTCCCCACCGCCATCAAGTAACAGACCATGATGAGCTTGCGGCGATCGCCACGTAAGTCTGAGCGTTTGGCCAGTAAGAAGCTGACGGTTATCCCAGCAATGGCATTCACGGTATAAAACAGGCCGACCCACAATGGCCGGACTTTCACTTCCGTACTTAAAAACAGGCTTAAGGTCGGTGCCTGTAACGCGCCCGCGATACCTGAAAGAAAAGCCACCACAAAGAAAGCAAGAAATACCGGGTTGATGCGGCGGGAAAAAGTTAATGCAGATTTCATTCCAGGCTCCAGCGCCAGAAACAGCTATTACGCCCTCTCCCCCGATTTCAAATGCAAGCGCGCCTTGAAATTGGTTAGGCAGAAGCGACAGAAGTGCTTATTTTTAGAGAAAGATAAATTAATTTTATACTCAAATATTTGCGTTGCAATGAATGCTTACGCTCACGCCACAGCGTCAATCACGCAGAGTAATAAAAAAAGCCAGCGGGCGACTAAACCTGCTGGCTGGTGAAAGACACCATTACTCAGAAATTTTTGGAACTCAGTATCACAGCAAGATTCACTTCACTACACAGTCATGACTTAACACGTTCAATCGCTAACATCAGAGATCACAGCGTATGCTCGGTGCGGGCGATAATATCGTCCTGTGCATCAGGCGATAACGCGGTGAAGAAGGCCGAATAACCCGCCACCCTGACCACCAGATCGCGGTAACGATCTGGATGCTGCTTGGCATCCACCAGCGTCTCGCGGGAGACGATGTTGTATTGCACGTGCCAGCCCAGATACTCCTCAAAGAAGGTGCGTAGCATCATCATCAACTTTTCGCGGTCACGAGGATTATCCAACGTGGACGGGTTCAGTTTTTGATTCAGCAACACGCCTCCCAGAATTGAGGCCGTAGGTAGCTTGGACAGCGAGTTAAACACCGCCGTTGG
The window above is part of the Yersinia massiliensis genome. Proteins encoded here:
- a CDS encoding sugar efflux transporter produces the protein MKSALTFSRRINPVFLAFFVVAFLSGIAGALQAPTLSLFLSTEVKVRPLWVGLFYTVNAIAGITVSFLLAKRSDLRGDRRKLIMVCYLMAVGNCLLFAFNRDYLTLITAGVLLAAVANTAMPQIFALAREYADNSAREVVMFSSIMRAQLSLAWVIGPPLSFMLALNYGFTLMFSIAAGIFVLSALVVWFVLPSVKRAEPVEDAPVVVQGSLFADKDVLLLFIASLLMWTCNTMYIIDMPLYITASLGLPERLAGLLMGTAAGLEIPIMLLAGYSVRRFGKRKIMLFAVLAGVLFYTGLVLFKFKSALMMLQIFNAIFIGIVAGIGMLYFQDLMPGRAGAATTLFTNSISTGVILAGVLQGVLTETWGHDSVYVVAMVLAVLALIICARVREA